Proteins encoded together in one Campylobacter concisus window:
- a CDS encoding TonB-dependent receptor domain-containing protein, with product MRLAISLAAATMVLFANGANPDVIKPIKDFTPPPPYTPNIAQSAFPENQFNRVPRDDYFFVTDLLDNSMDKFHVAGGFYGRTFYSSGLFKYRGANFYTILNANFSKANRYKDGGGREWNYGYARQGQSAVVGFVPSELSEFRFTLVHDNIDDDKQPHHTADSIKTQRYIGKFNARLGKEDLSNTLNFEIALRDVSRRNDNYHLRRADPSNMVKVEVDRKIIDTELKYDVDFSNWHNVVGTGYQHDNHEGKRYRKIGNDWVLNGFRFADVTNKKTRVFDTLSYKFTDAHKLSLALNYDWMKSNLNDLNTVYNGASAINTVAKLIKQIYGKDFDGNIKQNGLSASLKYDFTPNKQDNYYVAIESLYRMPSNMERFSSLYGPTTRGWISNPFIKPERHNRVNLGFTYKSEFYKEYMSSRQGEDSFSLGGYFIADDAQDLVIYDRRHSAAAAPMNKNAVITRNVDARIYSVNLRGEYNFARNFGLKTSLFYNYGQNKTDGRPLYQIRPFEANLAFDYKDYASFGSYNIGTAVRYVAKQNRGDFDKATGFGIDKREAAKSFTTMDVYGGFEFKNSWGVRLGVTNIFDKDYAEFISGEHVGALDPDPVVRAPGRAVFVSFHSSF from the coding sequence ATGAGATTAGCTATCAGTCTGGCTGCGGCTACGATGGTACTATTTGCAAACGGTGCAAATCCCGACGTTATAAAGCCGATAAAGGATTTTACGCCTCCGCCGCCTTATACGCCAAACATCGCTCAAAGCGCGTTCCCCGAAAATCAATTCAACCGCGTGCCAAGGGATGATTATTTTTTTGTGACGGATTTGCTCGATAATTCGATGGACAAATTTCACGTCGCGGGCGGATTTTACGGCAGGACGTTTTATAGTTCGGGACTTTTTAAATACCGCGGTGCAAATTTCTATACGATTTTAAACGCGAACTTTTCTAAAGCCAATCGCTACAAAGACGGTGGCGGCAGGGAATGGAACTACGGCTATGCCAGGCAGGGGCAAAGCGCGGTCGTGGGTTTCGTGCCTAGTGAGCTAAGTGAGTTTAGATTTACGCTAGTACACGATAATATTGACGACGACAAGCAGCCTCACCATACTGCCGACTCGATAAAGACGCAACGATATATCGGTAAGTTTAACGCCAGGCTAGGTAAAGAGGATTTATCTAATACGTTAAATTTTGAAATAGCATTACGCGACGTGAGCAGAAGAAACGACAATTATCATTTGCGCCGCGCAGACCCTTCTAATATGGTAAAGGTAGAAGTAGATAGAAAGATTATAGATACGGAGCTAAAATACGATGTTGATTTTTCAAACTGGCACAATGTGGTCGGTACAGGATATCAGCACGATAATCATGAGGGCAAAAGATATCGTAAAATAGGCAATGATTGGGTTTTAAACGGCTTTAGGTTTGCAGACGTAACGAATAAAAAAACGAGAGTTTTTGATACGCTAAGCTATAAATTTACTGACGCGCACAAGCTCAGCCTAGCTCTAAACTACGACTGGATGAAGTCGAATTTAAATGATTTAAATACGGTTTATAACGGAGCAAGCGCGATAAATACCGTCGCTAAGCTTATTAAACAAATTTACGGCAAAGACTTTGACGGCAACATAAAACAGAATGGCTTAAGCGCTAGCCTAAAATACGACTTCACGCCCAATAAGCAAGATAATTACTATGTGGCTATAGAAAGTCTTTATCGTATGCCGAGCAATATGGAACGCTTTAGCAGTCTCTATGGGCCGACTACTAGAGGCTGGATCAGCAATCCGTTTATTAAGCCCGAGCGCCACAACCGCGTAAATTTGGGCTTTACCTATAAGAGCGAATTTTATAAAGAATACATGAGCTCGCGTCAGGGCGAGGATAGCTTTAGTCTGGGCGGGTACTTTATCGCAGACGACGCGCAGGATCTAGTTATCTACGATCGTCGCCACTCGGCCGCTGCCGCGCCGATGAATAAAAACGCCGTCATCACGCGCAACGTTGATGCTAGGATTTACAGCGTAAATTTGCGCGGGGAGTATAATTTCGCGCGAAATTTCGGGCTAAAAACTTCGTTATTTTACAACTACGGACAAAACAAAACCGACGGCAGACCGCTCTATCAGATCCGCCCGTTTGAGGCAAATTTGGCCTTTGATTACAAGGACTACGCGAGCTTTGGCAGCTACAATATCGGCACGGCGGTGCGCTACGTAGCAAAGCAAAATAGAGGAGATTTCGATAAAGCCACCGGCTTTGGCATCGACAAGCGTGAAGCGGCTAAGAGCTTTACGACGATGGACGTTTACGGCGGATTTGAGTTTAAAAACAGCTGGGGCGTGAGGCTTGGCGTGACGAATATCTTTGATAAAGATTACGCCGAGTTTATCAGCGGCGAGCACGTAGGAGCGCTAGATCCTGATCCTGTGGTGCGCGCGCCGGGGAGGGCGGTGTTTGTCAGCTTCCACTCTAGCTTTTAA
- a CDS encoding ABC transporter substrate-binding protein has translation MLKHILCLLFISLNISFAMTNEQIDEFISKNSVDIQTLNGVPNKVYASNPPLLFLLYAVAPEKVSGINSSFGKREKPYLKESMINQPVVGGFFGQGKIPNMEMLLKLDPDLILVNSDSKNTQKKFKETLGGINKPMLYLKGYELEDYIDSLEVLGKILDKQDRVKKLIEYSKKTMDISKELNEYIVKNSVVKPKIYYAEDPDGLATECEGSWHTRLIELSGAENVHKCSGNPDATAYGHIKISFEQIAEYDPDIILIFEKSFYDKIYDDPKWQILKAVKNKRAYYLPREPFSWFDRPPSFMRFIGLKWLINLTHPDVFKFNMNKEVKDFYKLFLEVDISDNQVKELIGE, from the coding sequence ATGTTAAAACATATTTTGTGTTTATTATTTATTTCTCTAAATATTTCGTTTGCTATGACAAACGAACAGATTGATGAATTTATATCAAAAAATAGCGTAGATATTCAGACTTTAAATGGAGTTCCAAATAAAGTTTACGCCAGTAATCCGCCGTTACTATTTTTGCTATATGCCGTTGCTCCCGAGAAAGTCAGCGGTATAAATTCTAGTTTCGGTAAAAGAGAAAAGCCGTATCTAAAAGAGAGCATGATTAACCAGCCGGTAGTAGGAGGATTTTTCGGGCAAGGCAAAATTCCAAATATGGAAATGCTTTTAAAGCTAGATCCTGATTTGATATTAGTAAATTCTGACTCTAAAAATACTCAAAAGAAATTCAAAGAAACCCTGGGTGGCATAAATAAACCTATGCTGTACTTAAAAGGCTATGAACTAGAAGATTACATTGACTCTCTTGAGGTTTTGGGCAAAATTTTAGATAAGCAAGATAGAGTAAAAAAGCTAATAGAGTATTCTAAAAAAACCATGGATATTTCAAAAGAGCTTAATGAATATATAGTAAAAAACTCGGTTGTTAAGCCTAAAATATACTATGCCGAAGATCCCGACGGACTAGCTACCGAATGCGAGGGCTCATGGCACACTAGGCTTATAGAGCTAAGCGGTGCCGAAAATGTGCATAAATGCAGCGGAAACCCGGATGCTACGGCTTATGGGCACATCAAAATTAGCTTTGAACAAATAGCCGAATACGATCCTGATATTATATTAATTTTCGAGAAGAGCTTTTATGATAAAATCTATGACGATCCTAAATGGCAAATACTAAAAGCCGTAAAAAATAAAAGAGCTTATTACTTACCTCGCGAACCATTTTCTTGGTTTGATCGTCCGCCTTCATTTATGAGATTCATAGGGCTTAAATGGCTTATAAATTTAACTCACCCTGATGTATTTAAATTCAATATGAATAAGGAAGTTAAGGACTTTTATAAATTATTCCTAGAGGTTGACATAAGCGATAACCAAGTAAAAGAGCTTATAGGTGAGTAA
- a CDS encoding ABC transporter substrate-binding protein: MNRRGFLGFGAAIGATALAPSLFAKENFTMWGAPAIPSVIMAVASLQGELAKTHDVRLRIWNSTDQLRAGVANGEIKITMAPSNVGANMRNHGLNLAMLNLLSLGTIQAMVKDENIKTFEDFIGKKLIIPFKGDMPDLVLRALCKKRGIDISKIDITYTQTPPEAAGLFLQKDYDILIAPQPLPAATILRGKKMGIAVHYGVDIPKVWGESFNTKPYIPMAGIIVDVDFYKANLPLFDTLHSDLTNALSWIKDNKQSAAKIGAEYLPVPEPALVNAFDRANLTVTKARDMQDEIMSFFETIFEFNPKLLGGKMPDKSLFL; this comes from the coding sequence ATGAATAGACGAGGTTTTTTAGGATTTGGTGCGGCGATTGGTGCTACAGCTCTTGCGCCGAGCCTTTTTGCGAAGGAAAATTTCACGATGTGGGGCGCGCCGGCAATCCCTAGCGTTATAATGGCCGTAGCAAGCCTACAAGGCGAGCTAGCAAAGACTCATGACGTGAGGTTACGCATTTGGAATAGTACGGATCAACTCCGAGCAGGCGTAGCTAATGGGGAAATAAAAATCACTATGGCGCCATCAAACGTGGGAGCAAACATGCGAAATCACGGCTTAAATTTAGCTATGCTAAATTTGCTTAGCCTTGGTACGATACAAGCCATGGTAAAAGATGAGAATATAAAAACTTTTGAAGATTTTATCGGCAAAAAATTAATAATTCCTTTTAAGGGTGATATGCCTGATTTGGTTCTGCGAGCGCTTTGTAAAAAACGAGGAATAGATATTTCCAAAATAGACATTACGTATACGCAGACGCCGCCGGAAGCTGCAGGATTATTTTTACAAAAAGATTATGATATTTTAATCGCCCCTCAACCTCTTCCGGCAGCAACCATACTGCGCGGGAAGAAAATGGGGATAGCGGTACATTACGGAGTAGATATTCCTAAGGTCTGGGGAGAAAGCTTTAATACCAAGCCGTACATTCCGATGGCGGGCATTATAGTCGATGTAGATTTTTATAAAGCAAATTTGCCTCTATTTGATACACTTCATAGCGACTTAACTAACGCTCTATCTTGGATCAAAGATAATAAGCAAAGTGCTGCCAAAATAGGAGCCGAATATCTACCGGTTCCAGAGCCGGCACTGGTTAATGCATTTGATAGGGCAAATTTGACGGTAACAAAAGCTCGCGATATGCAAGATGAGATAATGTCATTTTTTGAAACTATTTTTGAGTTTAATCCAAAGCTTTTGGGCGGTAAGATGCCCGACAAGAGTTTGTTTCTATAA
- a CDS encoding TniQ family protein — protein MIHPKPQDDELLSSWLVRVALANDAAATSFTNMHFREYARNIIWQRDLDIWCPQDLMKRLSGKSHLSKEQILDMTLKSYEGKLQEHINGRTRTRFVQPLGNYCHIKRNGGLRFCPKCLKEDIVPYFRKTWRLSFYTACIKHDCFLHSRCPTCGSPLVIYKHYNERDFTFCYKCGTDLKTAPAHTINKLSYGLKAVECLLQILSEGYGIKFGKKVASIDFFHFLKQINKMIYLWRKTDGVFEHEILGDVIKFNTTTKNKCYEDFITIEEQYLLYSGSCFLIQSDSNFKDFIQNNHILQCHIYKDFR, from the coding sequence GTGATTCATCCAAAGCCTCAAGACGACGAATTACTATCGTCATGGCTAGTAAGAGTAGCTCTAGCAAACGATGCAGCAGCTACATCTTTTACTAACATGCATTTTAGAGAATATGCAAGAAATATTATCTGGCAAAGAGATTTGGATATATGGTGTCCTCAAGATCTTATGAAGCGACTCTCGGGAAAAAGTCATTTATCAAAGGAGCAAATTCTAGATATGACATTAAAAAGCTATGAAGGAAAACTACAAGAACATATTAATGGTAGAACCAGAACTCGCTTTGTACAGCCCCTTGGGAACTATTGCCATATAAAAAGAAATGGCGGATTAAGATTTTGTCCCAAATGCCTAAAGGAGGATATAGTACCCTACTTTAGAAAGACATGGAGACTTTCTTTTTATACAGCATGCATCAAGCACGACTGTTTTCTGCACAGCAGATGTCCTACATGTGGCTCTCCACTAGTAATTTATAAGCATTACAACGAAAGAGACTTTACTTTTTGTTATAAATGTGGTACCGATCTTAAAACGGCACCTGCTCATACTATAAATAAACTTTCTTACGGGCTTAAAGCAGTAGAATGTTTGCTACAAATACTAAGTGAGGGCTACGGTATAAAATTCGGAAAAAAAGTAGCGTCAATCGATTTTTTTCATTTTTTAAAACAGATTAATAAAATGATTTATTTATGGAGAAAAACAGATGGCGTATTTGAGCACGAAATATTAGGAGATGTCATAAAATTTAATACTACAACTAAAAATAAATGCTATGAGGACTTTATAACCATAGAAGAACAGTATCTACTGTATTCCGGCTCTTGTTTTTTGATTCAATCAGATTCAAATTTTAAAGATTTTATTCAAAATAATCACATATTGCAGTGCCATATATATAAAGATTTTAGATAA